Sequence from the Crassostrea angulata isolate pt1a10 chromosome 9, ASM2561291v2, whole genome shotgun sequence genome:
ttgaaggTGGAGGGGGAGGCTagactaatcatcagaaatcttgacaatatttcccaaaatcattaaaatcttaatccgtcggggggggggggggggggggtagtatacctGTGACTACTATAAGTCCAATCTTACtcgcataaaaaaaattcctaaatcataaaattccttatcggggggggggggggggggggggggtgttactATAATAGGCCTATGGCTCCAATTTTCGaaatcactattaatattttaatctttttcaggtaaatttaggaacaattttACTTGATGCGAAAAAGAGTGGGGGCTGAACCCTATATGGTGCTATATtcctaatgcttaggtctaactttgcccaaaaaaataattggggctagcccccccccccccccccccggtttagATGTAATTGAAGTAACAACAGTtccatttatttattgaaacgACAGCAGGATACAATATGCCGGGGGAAAGGGGGCATCTCGTGTGAAAACagaaatatgtacatttattttctattttcatcACAGGAgagttgtacattttttttggtttacttaaagaataaaattaaatgcaagAAGAGGTGTGAAGCTGAACTCTCGTACTTGTGTGCATGAGCTTTAAACCGGACACGTGGACATAAAATCCATCAAAAATAGTTTTACTAAAtatgaattatcaaaataaaaaaaaataatagcggGAACAAAAGATACCTTAAGTTGTCAACATTTAATTTGTATGTGTGCACGAATGAAGGTCTTATTTCTTTATGAATTCAATATGCCAATTATATAATATGCAAACATTACCGATGATTTTTCAAGCTCGAATGGCGTGCATTGAGAGAGGAATGGAATGGGGAGGGGTgtcttaaaatttcagaaactGCTCATTCATCTTCATTAAATGCAGATGTAAAGTTTACTCTCTGGGAAAATATAATCTAAATTACAAATTTACAGTAAACGATATTTATTAATTTGGCGGTACTTCAAGAAAAGTTTTGTCAAAAGGAATACATCTGTGAAATATGAAAGCAATTGCCCCACCAACTCAAAAGTTAAGGCCAAGTTCTATATTTTTGCGGACAAACAATGGACGAACACGGCAAAAACTATATACTTCCGAATCTTCGATTAGGACGGGGGCAtaaaaaagcttaaacttacaaatttaaaatgtctcTGTGCTAACTAACCGTACGAATCGTGTACCTTTGGCAAGCGAACATGTATATCACGGGAAGGCCCAACAATGAATATTGTATTAAGTATTCAGGAACAGATCGAATATTTATTTCCACCCACCTCTTTAATAAGAATTCCTTTAACGCTATATGGGTATTTCTAAgagaataatttaaaattttggcaAGGTCCTAGAAATATGgataaaaaacttaactttaaattgtgatttgtgtagtattaatttttttttttttaaacttatcagGTGAAAAACTTAATAGACAATGTGCAGATCTGTTTTCACGCCATATAATTTGGAAAGATATACTGTAATTCTCATCAAGTATTTAAGAATGTTTAAGCAGGGCTAGACAAATAGCATTGCCCGGCAATGGGTACATACATCTATAAACTGAGCTATTTTAAGGTCCCGTAAAATATCATCCATTTTTTTCATAGCACGACTTCCCAAAAAAAAAGCTTCCGAaagatcatcatcatcataaagATGAAAGCACAGCATATAATACTGTGCCTACATCACAACGAAATGCATAAACTACCGCACGGAATGCTGACAGGACCGGACATAATATTTAAtgttcatcatcatcatcatcataacaGAAatactacatatacatgtaataatgaatatactgtatgtaatgtGAGAAGTACATAATATAATGTTGTGTTCACCGCATATACTGTTAGAACGACCGCATATAATGTTAGAAGCACCTCATATATGTTGGAAGCACCTCATATAATGATAGATGTACATATTAATATAGTGAAATAACTACATCATATAATGAAAGAAGTActatatataatggaaaatgcacacgatataatgtaaacaaagaccTCATATAATGAATATACTACCAAATATAATGAGGAGAACACTGCGTATAATGTTAAATCCCCATATAAGACAGTCCCGGCGTTCCATAGCACCTGTATAAAGTATTTGCaatcaaatattatatatagATGTGAGCACTGACTCGTCTTAAAAGtatcaaataaacaaacaatgaGTTTCATTTGTCcaatatcaagttttatatgcaCATTTATGAGTCATATGATCATAAGATAATGCAAGGATGTCATTGACAAATATTCTGAACATGTGTTCCACTTGACAAAATGCAAACAGACAATCATTGGAATCAGGACAGAATTCATTTTCTGGATATAAATTTATGTTTGCTCCATTGTTCAGTAATAGCTGCACAGTGTTATAATGATTATAACAGCAAGCTATAAAGAATGGACTACATCCGTTTTTCGTACATAAATTAATATCTGCATTTCTGCTTAACAGAATTTTGACAGTGCTATAATTTCCATTCTGACAAGCTATATACAGAGGACTGACTCCGTCTATCGTACATAAACTAATATCTGCTCCTTTGTCTAATAAACGTTcaacagtgctatcatgtctaTAACAAGAAGCAATCAACAGCGGACTGATTCCGTTTTGCTCACACAAATTGACATTTGAGCCTTTCTCGAGTAAAAGACGCACGTTCTTTTCATATCCGTTCTGAATTGCAATTAAGAGGGGACTTACTCCGTGTCTCTCACgtaaattaatgtttgctcCGTTGATTAAAAGAAGTTGCACAATTTTATCATATCCGTTCTCACAAGCTGTATAAAGCGAACTGCATCCCTTGGAGTCACATTGATCAATGTTTGCTCCTTGAATCAGTAAAAGTTCCACAGTCTTTTGATGTCCGTTTTCACAAGCTATAAATAAAGGACTTGATCCATTTTTTGCACAAAAATTAATGCCAGCTCCATTTTTCAGTAAATGTTCTACCGTTTTAACATgaccgttttgacaagctacgtagagaggactggctccatTTTCCGCACataaattcatgtcagctttattGCTAAGTAAAAGTTTAAGAGTGTGTAAATGTCCGCTTTCACATGCTGCagagagaggactggctccgttatTCTTAAGCAAATTAATGTTTGCCGACTTGTTCAGTAAAATTTGTATGATGCTATTATGtccattttgacaagctatatgtAGGGGACTGGCCCCGTTTTCATCACATAAATTGATGTCCGCGTTTTTACTTATCAAAATATCTACAATGTTATCAtatccgttttgacaagctatataaaGAGGACTGGTTCCTTTGTtctcacatttatttacatctgCTCCGTATTCAATTAAGGTGTGCACTATTTTTTCATGTCCGTTTTCACAAGCCATATAGAGAGAACTTACTCCTTCCTTCTCACTTAAATTTATTTCTGCTGACTTGTTAAGTAACATTTGTACAATGTTATCATGCCCATTCCGACAAGCTATATGCAGAGGACTAAATCCTTGCTTTTCACATAGATTAACATCAGCCTTATTGTCTAGTAGAAGTAGCACGGTGCTATCATGCCCATTCTGGCATGCTATACATAGCGGGCTGAATCCTTGATTTTCACATAGATTAACATCAGCCTTATTGTCTAGTAGAAGTTGCACCGTGCTATCATGCCCATTCTGGCATGCTATACATAGAGGACTGAATCCTTGTTTTTCACATAGATTAATATCAACCCCGTTATCTAGTAAAAGTTTTACGATACTGTTATGTCTGTTTTTACATGCTGCAAAAAGAGGACTTGCTCCGTTCATCTTACATAAACTAATGTCTGCCTTATTTCTCAGAAGAATTTCTACACTGCTTACATGACCGTTTTCACACGAAATATAAAGAGGACTAGCACCGTCTTTATCACACAAGTTGATGTTTGCACCTTTGCTTAGTAAAAGTTCTACTGTGCTATTATGCCCTTCATAACTAGCAATGTAGAGAGGTgtgacattttttttgttacacaGATCAATATCTGCATTTAGTTTCAATAAAAGGTGCACGGTTCTATCCCGCCTTTCCTCACATGAtctttcattgttaaaattatCTTCAATATAGTCTTTGGTATCGTTTCCTGCTGCATATATTAAAGGAGTGTTACCATCTTTGTCAGTCTTTAAATTCACATCAAGGTCGAACTGAATCAGCTCGCATAATATTTCGGGATTATGGTATGCAGATACAACATGGATTGGGTAAAGATTTCCCCATTGTTTTGTCAAAAGTATTTTCACCTggtcttttaaaaacatttcaaacagtTTTAATGAGCCACTGCAGCAAGCAGCTGAAAACAAAGCAATGTCATGAATATCTTCCTCCATTTGCTTGAGAACTtctaaacaatgtaaaaaaagcTTTGTATGACTAAATACAATTAAAGCACATAGAGGCGACACCCCATTTCCTATATTCACAAAGGCCAGTTTTGAAAGAAATAGATGTTTCGTGGCTTTATAAAGTTCCTGTTTTTCAATTTGAAGCACTTTCTTCTCCAgcaacaatttatatttttctggtGAATCCTTTAATtgattaatgaatatttctatAACCTTTTCACTCTTAAGAGAAGGGTTAAGAACAACATCCAATAAACGTTCTCGAAATATTTCTGTAAGAAATCTTTTAGCAAGATCAACAATATTGTTATCTtctatatatattgataaatcaTTATCTTTGTTGTTAGAACATCGTAACTTCACTCTTCTCCTAATAATACCAATATCTGCGTACTGAATAATATCTGCAGGATAATCAGATCCAAACACATATATAGTAACTTCCATCACTACGTCGTGCAAAAAGTGAAATTTTTCGcctattttctttacaaaagaaCCATTTAGTGACTCAAGACTGTCAATTATGAAAGAAGGCGgtgtttttaaatacattccgCATAACCATAAAGCATGTTCGAATTTTTCTTTGGTAGTATTATCACGTATTATTCCTTCCATATACAGAacattgtcaaacaaaatcAGAAGAACTAGAGCACAGTATTTCTCGATGTATGATATTCTAAAAGTTCTTAATTCCTTTTCAAGAAACGCGAATGGTTCTTTAAAAAAACG
This genomic interval carries:
- the LOC128162160 gene encoding uncharacterized protein LOC128162160, whose amino-acid sequence is MGVHVIFCFVLLETFLVSSILCSNGKKLNGYEFPVYSTEVCPRNQTEWNARSSAINCTENNGYMCIPNRELTKLLEFCYIHHFIWIEENICLYLVKRLSKVNSYNCSGFRSGCPTKAFISSKLFEYPDCTSITNGCFLAEPSCTSKTASSTATTTVYPQSSSNIVTANTNKTLLEETTKTIFGHVIFGILLAICIILFIFSMLIILQRKDVRICRRNINKGNVEESGLRLILPGKKRKSKPIQTVCFQNEKEGDHKNGINKFVHESKLEKNIFEQWQNENKFFIQTKAFKEVEKLIKSQNLVIVGGHSGSGKSAIIQHIALKYRNQGWIVIPIYRVQEIINVFNKKKEVSNETLFVFNDPIGKDTFDAIEFNEWERNEERLTACLKNVKLLLTCRTYILSDKRLKGLLKEKSYTVDINDEKLKLDNQEKQNIWNSYSSNKKLSKEELTELVQIEAYFPLLCKLYFTNDRHQREGLRFFKEPFAFLEKELRTFRISYIEKYCALVLLILFDNVLYMEGIIRDNTTKEKFEHALWLCGMYLKTPPSFIIDSLESLNGSFVKKIGEKFHFLHDVVMEVTIYVFGSDYPADIIQYADIGIIRRRVKLRCSNNKDNDLSIYIEDNNIVDLAKRFLTEIFRERLLDVVLNPSLKSEKVIEIFINQLKDSPEKYKLLLEKKVLQIEKQELYKATKHLFLSKLAFVNIGNGVSPLCALIVFSHTKLFLHCLEVLKQMEEDIHDIALFSAACCSGSLKLFEMFLKDQVKILLTKQWGNLYPIHVVSAYHNPEILCELIQFDLDVNLKTDKDGNTPLIYAAGNDTKDYIEDNFNNERSCEERRDRTVHLLLKLNADIDLCNKKNVTPLYIASYEGHNSTVELLLSKGANINLCDKDGASPLYISCENGHVSSVEILLRNKADISLCKMNGASPLFAACKNRHNSIVKLLLDNGVDINLCEKQGFSPLCIACQNGHDSTVQLLLDNKADVNLCENQGFSPLCIACQNGHDSTVLLLLDNKADVNLCEKQGFSPLHIACRNGHDNIVQMLLNKSAEINLSEKEGVSSLYMACENGHEKIVHTLIEYGADVNKCENKGTSPLYIACQNGYDNIVDILISKNADINLCDENGASPLHIACQNGHNSIIQILLNKSANINLLKNNGASPLSAACESGHLHTLKLLLSNKADMNLCAENGASPLYVACQNGHVKTVEHLLKNGAGINFCAKNGSSPLFIACENGHQKTVELLLIQGANIDQCDSKGCSSLYTACENGYDKIVQLLLINGANINLRERHGVSPLLIAIQNGYEKNVRLLLEKGSNVNLCEQNGISPLLIASCYRHDSTVERLLDKGADISLCTIDGVSPLYIACQNGNYSTVKILLSRNADINLCTKNGCSPFFIACCYNHYNTVQLLLNNGANINLYPENEFCPDSNDCLFAFCQVEHMFRIFVNDILALSYDHMTHKCAYKT